In Cytobacillus oceanisediminis, the following proteins share a genomic window:
- the galU gene encoding UTP--glucose-1-phosphate uridylyltransferase GalU → MKRVRKAIIPAAGLGTRFLPATKAMPKEMLPIVDKPTIQYIVEEAVASGIEDIIIVTGKGKRAIEDHFDFAPELEQNLAEKGKLDLLEKVRYSTNLADIHYIRQKEPKGLGHAVWCARNFIGDEPFAVLLGDDIVQSDTPCLRQLIDQYEEIHSSVIGVQKVSEQDTHRYGIIDPETQNGRRYQVSNFVEKPKPGTAPSNLAIMGRYILTPEIFMFLDKQEKGAGGEVQLTDAIQHLNQIQRVFAYDFEGDRYDVGETSGFVKTTIQFALQHKDLEEEIVCYMKEKIKEFEKKVGVS, encoded by the coding sequence ATGAAGAGGGTACGTAAGGCGATTATTCCTGCTGCAGGTCTCGGTACAAGATTTTTGCCAGCAACAAAAGCGATGCCAAAGGAAATGCTGCCAATTGTGGATAAACCTACAATTCAATACATAGTGGAAGAAGCGGTAGCTTCAGGAATTGAAGATATTATTATTGTTACTGGTAAAGGGAAGCGTGCGATTGAAGATCATTTTGATTTTGCACCAGAGCTTGAGCAGAATCTGGCTGAAAAGGGGAAGCTCGACTTACTAGAAAAGGTGCGCTACTCTACGAATTTGGCAGATATCCATTACATTAGACAAAAAGAACCTAAGGGATTAGGTCATGCAGTATGGTGTGCCCGTAACTTTATTGGTGATGAGCCATTCGCTGTTCTGCTTGGTGATGATATTGTTCAAAGCGACACGCCCTGCTTAAGACAGTTAATTGACCAATATGAAGAAATTCATTCTTCTGTTATTGGTGTACAAAAAGTCTCTGAACAAGACACTCATCGTTATGGAATTATTGACCCTGAGACACAGAATGGAAGACGTTATCAGGTCAGTAATTTTGTAGAAAAGCCAAAGCCAGGCACAGCACCATCTAATTTAGCAATTATGGGTCGATATATTTTAACACCTGAAATCTTCATGTTCCTAGATAAACAAGAAAAAGGTGCCGGGGGTGAGGTACAGTTAACAGATGCAATCCAGCATCTAAATCAGATCCAGAGAGTTTTTGCTTATGATTTCGAAGGAGACCGGTACGATGTGGGAGAAACCTCTGGTTTTGTGAAAACAACTATTCAATTTGCTTTACAACATAAAGATTTAGAAGAAGAAATTGTTTGCTATATGAAAGAAAAAATAAAGGAGTTTGAGAAGAAAGTAGGTGTATCGTGA
- the pseB gene encoding UDP-N-acetylglucosamine 4,6-dehydratase (inverting), which yields MYNLNGKTILVTGGTGSFGKKFINKVLQQDVKKVIVFSRDELKQYEMAQEFTDSRIRFFIGDVRDKDRLYRAFDGVDVVIHAAALKHVGACEYNPFEAVKTNIHGAQNIIEAAIDRGVQRVIALSTDKAASPVNLYGATKLASDKLFVAANSYAGDKDTRFSVVRYGNVVGSRGSVVPFFKKIRETGKLPITDERMTRFWITLEQGVQFVLDNLDRMNGGEIFVPKIPSMKVTDLAEAIAPECEIEYVGIRPGEKLHEAMITEDDARRTLEFESYYVIQPEFPWWSEEYKHDGKELEDGFKYTSDLNTEWLTVDELRSLVEEM from the coding sequence ATGTATAATCTGAATGGAAAAACTATTTTAGTAACTGGAGGAACGGGTTCTTTCGGTAAGAAATTTATAAATAAGGTATTACAACAGGATGTTAAAAAAGTTATTGTTTTTAGCCGTGACGAATTAAAGCAATATGAGATGGCACAGGAATTCACTGACTCTCGTATTCGTTTCTTCATTGGGGATGTTCGTGATAAGGACCGCTTATATAGAGCTTTTGATGGAGTTGATGTAGTAATTCATGCTGCAGCGTTAAAGCATGTAGGTGCATGTGAATATAACCCGTTTGAAGCGGTTAAAACAAATATCCATGGTGCACAAAATATTATTGAAGCTGCCATTGATCGTGGTGTACAAAGGGTTATTGCTTTAAGTACTGATAAAGCTGCTAGTCCTGTTAACCTATATGGTGCAACTAAGCTTGCTTCTGACAAATTATTTGTTGCAGCAAATTCATATGCAGGAGATAAGGATACAAGGTTCTCTGTTGTACGCTATGGTAATGTAGTTGGCAGCCGTGGAAGTGTTGTTCCATTCTTCAAGAAAATCCGTGAAACAGGTAAATTGCCAATCACAGATGAAAGAATGACAAGATTCTGGATTACATTGGAGCAAGGTGTGCAGTTTGTTTTAGATAATTTAGATAGAATGAACGGCGGAGAAATTTTTGTTCCGAAAATTCCAAGCATGAAAGTTACTGATTTGGCAGAAGCAATTGCTCCAGAGTGTGAAATTGAATATGTTGGAATTCGTCCAGGGGAAAAGTTGCATGAAGCGATGATCACTGAAGATGATGCAAGACGTACATTAGAATTTGAATCCTACTATGTAATTCAACCTGAATTTCCTTGGTGGTCTGAAGAGTATAAACATGATGGTAAGGAATTAGAGGATGGTTTCAAATACACGAGTGATTTGAATACTGAATGGCTTACTGTTGACGAATTACGTTCATTAGTAGAAGAAATGTAA
- the pseC gene encoding UDP-4-amino-4,6-dideoxy-N-acetyl-beta-L-altrosamine transaminase, which produces MKTKNVSETTRDTYLPYGKQWIDEEDIEAVVKVLKGDYLTTGPAIQAFEQKVAEYVGAKFAVAFSNGTAALHGACFAAGIGNGDEVITTPMTFAASANCVLYQGGTVVFADIDPKTYNIDPNEIANKITKNTKAIIPVDFTGQPVELDKIHELAKKHDLVVIEDAAHAIGAEYKGKKVGSLSDMTMFSFHPVKHVTSGEGGMIVTNNKKYYEKLLQFRSHGITRDTELMQENHGPWYYEMQFLGYNYRMTDFQAALGCSQMDKIDMFVEKRKEIVAKYNQAFQEIPEVITPFQNESGDSSWHLYIIRLNLDDLSVGRKDIFEALQKQNVGVNVHYIPVHLLPFYQGLGYSKGSLPNAEKLYEEIISLPLFPAMTDQDVEDVISIFTQTVKTYSK; this is translated from the coding sequence ATGAAGACAAAGAATGTTTCTGAAACGACTAGAGACACCTATTTACCCTATGGGAAACAGTGGATTGATGAGGAAGATATAGAGGCTGTTGTTAAGGTTTTAAAAGGTGATTATTTAACGACTGGACCTGCTATACAAGCATTTGAGCAAAAAGTAGCAGAATATGTTGGAGCGAAATTTGCAGTAGCCTTTTCAAATGGTACCGCTGCCCTACATGGTGCCTGCTTTGCAGCTGGTATTGGTAATGGTGATGAAGTAATCACAACTCCAATGACGTTTGCAGCTAGTGCCAACTGTGTACTATATCAAGGTGGAACAGTGGTTTTTGCTGATATTGATCCTAAAACATATAACATTGATCCAAATGAAATAGCGAACAAAATTACGAAGAATACTAAAGCAATTATTCCAGTAGATTTTACTGGACAACCAGTAGAATTAGATAAAATCCATGAACTAGCTAAGAAGCATGACTTAGTTGTTATTGAGGATGCTGCGCATGCTATTGGGGCTGAATACAAAGGGAAAAAAGTGGGATCATTAAGTGATATGACCATGTTCAGCTTTCACCCTGTCAAACATGTAACCTCAGGTGAAGGCGGTATGATTGTTACGAACAATAAGAAATACTATGAAAAGCTTTTGCAATTCCGTTCTCATGGAATCACCAGAGATACTGAGCTAATGCAAGAAAACCATGGGCCATGGTATTACGAGATGCAATTTCTCGGCTACAATTATAGAATGACAGATTTCCAGGCAGCCTTAGGCTGTAGTCAGATGGATAAGATAGATATGTTTGTAGAAAAGCGTAAAGAAATAGTAGCTAAATATAATCAGGCCTTTCAAGAAATTCCTGAGGTTATCACTCCTTTTCAAAATGAGTCAGGAGACTCAAGTTGGCATTTATATATTATTCGGTTGAATTTAGATGATTTATCTGTGGGAAGAAAAGATATTTTTGAAGCACTGCAGAAGCAAAATGTTGGAGTAAATGTCCATTATATTCCTGTACATTTACTTCCGTTTTACCAGGGACTCGGTTATTCGAAGGGCTCATTACCGAATGCTGAAAAGTTATATGAAGAAATTATTTCACTACCTTTGTTCCCAGCAATGACAGATCAAGATGTAGAAGATGTAATTAGTATTTTCACGCAAACTGTGAAAACATATTCAAAATGA
- a CDS encoding tyrosine-protein phosphatase — protein MIDIHCHILPGVDDGAQTMEDSLEMAKEAVKEGITSIIATPHHNSSYQNEKPEILLKVKELNTRLKEEAISITILSGQEVRIYGELLEDLEKGTILPLCESQYLFIEFPSNHVPRYAERLLFDIQLQGLIPVIVHPERNKQLLEQSDLLYQFVEKGALTQVTASSLCGYFGKNIKKFSHQLIEANLTHFIASDAHNIKNRTFKMSEALDEIETQYGVDMVYMFTENAELLVQNQNIYKEIPEKIKRKKFLGIF, from the coding sequence ATGATAGATATTCATTGTCATATATTGCCTGGAGTAGATGACGGGGCACAAACGATGGAAGATAGCCTGGAGATGGCAAAGGAAGCAGTCAAAGAGGGCATTACCTCTATCATCGCTACCCCTCACCATAACTCTTCTTATCAGAACGAAAAACCAGAGATTCTTTTGAAAGTAAAGGAATTAAACACGAGACTTAAAGAGGAAGCAATTTCAATAACAATACTTTCAGGACAAGAAGTAAGAATATATGGTGAGCTACTAGAGGATCTGGAAAAAGGAACGATTCTTCCTTTATGTGAATCCCAATATCTATTTATTGAATTTCCTTCAAATCATGTACCAAGATATGCTGAAAGACTTCTATTTGATATTCAGCTGCAAGGTTTAATTCCGGTTATTGTACACCCGGAACGAAACAAACAATTACTGGAGCAGTCAGACCTCCTATATCAATTCGTGGAAAAAGGGGCACTGACTCAAGTAACAGCATCCAGCTTATGTGGCTATTTTGGGAAAAACATAAAGAAATTCTCACATCAATTAATAGAAGCGAACTTAACTCACTTTATTGCATCTGATGCACATAACATAAAGAACAGGACATTTAAAATGTCAGAAGCTTTGGATGAAATAGAAACTCAGTATGGAGTAGACATGGTTTACATGTTTACGGAGAATGCGGAGCTTCTAGTTCAAAATCAAAATATTTATAAAGAAATACCCGAGAAAATCAAACGCAAGAAATTTCTTGGAATCTTTTAG
- a CDS encoding YveK family protein → MEETISLKELFQTLKKRFSLIIAITIVAVMISGIVSYFLLTPIYQSSTQILVNQAKDEQGVYTAGEVQTNLQLINTYNVIIKSAAILELVKKELDLDIITGALNEKITVQSEQSSQVVTISVQDEDPQMAADIANKTAEVFQKEIVNIMNVNNVTILAKAELGENPSPVKPQPLLNIAIAMVVGLMAGVGIAFLLEYLDNTIKDEQDIEKAVGLPVLGVIATIEETSESPSRSERSSRLRGETIGS, encoded by the coding sequence ATGGAGGAAACGATTAGTCTAAAAGAACTATTCCAGACGTTAAAAAAGAGATTCTCTCTTATTATAGCCATAACCATTGTAGCAGTCATGATCAGCGGGATAGTCAGTTATTTCTTATTAACACCGATTTATCAATCATCAACACAGATTCTCGTTAACCAGGCGAAAGATGAACAAGGGGTATATACTGCCGGAGAAGTTCAAACCAACCTGCAGTTAATTAACACATATAACGTCATTATTAAAAGTGCAGCGATTCTTGAATTAGTCAAAAAGGAATTGGACCTTGATATCATTACAGGTGCACTGAATGAAAAAATAACCGTTCAAAGTGAGCAAAGTTCACAGGTTGTCACAATCTCAGTGCAGGATGAAGACCCGCAGATGGCAGCGGATATAGCCAATAAAACAGCAGAAGTTTTCCAAAAAGAAATTGTAAATATTATGAACGTTAACAATGTAACGATCCTTGCTAAAGCCGAATTAGGGGAAAACCCTTCACCGGTTAAGCCACAGCCTCTTCTTAATATTGCAATCGCAATGGTGGTAGGTTTGATGGCAGGTGTCGGAATTGCCTTTCTATTAGAATACTTAGATAACACTATCAAAGATGAACAGGATATTGAAAAAGCAGTAGGCCTTCCGGTTCTTGGGGTCATTGCAACGATTGAAGAAACAAGCGAAAGCCCAAGCCGTTCAGAAAGAAGCTCAAGATTAAGGGGTGAGACGATTGGCTCTTAA
- a CDS encoding cytidylyltransferase domain-containing protein has translation MKVAAIIQARMGSTRLPGKILKTVNGKPLLEYQLERVRLSNTIDQIIVATTVKENEQPIIEVCERLGVDYYRGSEQDVLSRYYETARNHDIDIIVRLTSDCPIIDPAVIDKVVNHYLNNKGTIDYVSNTLERTYPRGLDTEVFSFESLKRAYHEATLPRDREHVTAYIYSNPKLFKLENVSSKRDYGSYRWTVDTVEDFELIKRIIGELYNTKEKFSLEDVIELLKINPQWNDLNAHIEQKKI, from the coding sequence TTGAAAGTAGCAGCAATCATTCAAGCACGTATGGGCTCTACAAGACTGCCAGGGAAAATATTGAAAACTGTTAATGGGAAGCCATTACTAGAGTATCAATTGGAGCGAGTAAGACTTTCTAATACTATAGATCAAATTATTGTAGCAACTACTGTAAAAGAAAATGAACAGCCCATTATAGAAGTGTGTGAAAGACTGGGAGTTGACTATTATCGTGGTTCTGAACAAGATGTATTATCTCGTTACTACGAGACAGCAAGGAATCATGATATCGATATTATTGTACGTTTAACATCTGATTGTCCAATCATTGATCCGGCAGTGATTGATAAAGTGGTGAACCATTATTTAAATAATAAAGGTACTATAGATTATGTTTCGAATACACTAGAAAGAACTTATCCAAGAGGACTTGATACAGAAGTCTTTTCATTCGAATCATTAAAAAGGGCTTATCATGAAGCTACTCTACCTAGAGATAGAGAACATGTGACAGCATACATTTATTCTAACCCTAAGCTTTTTAAGCTTGAAAATGTAAGTAGTAAGAGAGATTACGGTTCTTACCGCTGGACGGTTGACACAGTGGAAGACTTTGAATTGATTAAACGAATTATAGGCGAGTTATACAATACAAAAGAAAAATTCTCCTTAGAAGATGTTATAGAATTATTAAAAATAAATCCTCAATGGAATGATCTTAATGCCCATATCGAACAAAAGAAGATATAG
- a CDS encoding CpsD/CapB family tyrosine-protein kinase, whose protein sequence is MEHKRKLITKNDPKSPVSEQYRTIRTNIQFSSIDEEIRTMMVTSSGPGEGKSTTTANLAVVFAQQGKKVLLVDADLRKPTVHYTFNVLNTSGLTSVLTSQLSLMESVKAIDVKNLFILPSGPIPPNPSELLGSRAMDYFMKAALEEFDIILFDTPPVLAVTDAQILSNKCQGTIIVAGSGKAEKDQLIKTKELLTGAQGKLLGVVLNNKKMKENQHYYYYGAN, encoded by the coding sequence ATGGAACATAAGCGCAAGCTCATCACAAAGAACGATCCCAAATCACCTGTGTCTGAGCAATACCGCACAATCAGAACAAATATACAATTCTCTTCTATAGATGAAGAAATTCGAACCATGATGGTGACATCGTCAGGTCCTGGAGAAGGTAAATCCACCACAACGGCAAACCTAGCAGTTGTATTTGCACAGCAAGGTAAAAAGGTACTACTTGTAGATGCGGATTTAAGAAAGCCAACCGTACACTATACCTTTAATGTATTAAATACATCAGGATTAACTAGTGTATTAACAAGCCAGCTTTCGCTTATGGAATCTGTTAAAGCGATTGATGTGAAGAATTTATTCATACTTCCAAGCGGTCCAATTCCGCCTAATCCATCAGAATTATTGGGATCAAGAGCGATGGATTATTTTATGAAGGCTGCTTTGGAAGAATTTGATATTATCCTATTTGATACACCGCCAGTTTTGGCAGTAACAGATGCACAAATACTATCAAACAAATGCCAGGGAACAATCATCGTGGCAGGCAGCGGAAAAGCAGAGAAAGATCAGTTAATCAAAACGAAAGAGTTGTTAACGGGTGCTCAAGGCAAGCTGTTAGGTGTCGTATTAAATAATAAGAAAATGAAAGAAAACCAACATTATTATTATTACGGAGCGAACTGA
- a CDS encoding sugar transferase, with protein MAKAQLNSSQYLKESPILQKSIFERGIKRSLDIIGSIFGLIILFPAFVLLSLFYVFGDNKGPIFFKQIRIGQDGKEFYIYKFRSMVVKAEEKLKSDKALYEKYKANNYKLEPEEDPRITKFGQFIRKTSLDELPQFINVLKGDMSLVGPRPVVKEELMEYKHRKAEFLSVKPGITGYWQVCGRSDVGYPERVDIELFYVYNQSLSLDIKILIKTVLLVLLRKGAY; from the coding sequence ATGGCAAAAGCTCAACTGAATTCAAGTCAATATTTAAAAGAAAGCCCTATTCTGCAAAAGAGTATATTTGAAAGAGGTATAAAGAGGTCACTAGATATAATTGGCTCTATATTTGGCCTTATAATATTATTCCCGGCATTCGTTTTGCTTTCTCTATTCTATGTGTTTGGCGATAATAAAGGCCCAATTTTCTTTAAGCAAATTCGCATAGGGCAGGATGGTAAAGAATTTTATATCTATAAGTTCCGTTCCATGGTGGTAAAAGCAGAGGAGAAACTTAAGAGTGATAAAGCTCTATATGAAAAATATAAAGCTAATAATTATAAATTAGAGCCAGAAGAAGATCCTCGAATAACAAAATTTGGACAATTTATTAGGAAAACAAGCTTAGATGAGTTACCTCAATTCATAAATGTTCTAAAAGGTGATATGAGTTTAGTTGGTCCAAGACCTGTAGTTAAGGAAGAGTTAATGGAATATAAACATAGAAAAGCAGAATTTCTTTCAGTAAAACCGGGAATCACTGGTTATTGGCAAGTATGTGGCAGAAGTGATGTTGGTTACCCAGAAAGAGTAGATATTGAACTATTTTATGTATATAATCAATCTCTATCATTAGATATTAAGATTTTAATTAAAACTGTATTACTTGTTTTGCTAAGAAAAGGTGCATATTAG